The sequence below is a genomic window from Monodelphis domestica isolate mMonDom1 chromosome 2, mMonDom1.pri, whole genome shotgun sequence.
cctctctctctccctctccctccctttccttcctctcccactctccctccctccctcctttcttccctttctgtctctctctctttctctctgtctgtctctctccctctcccctctctctctgtctctctctgtttctctgtctctgtctctctccctctctcccctctctctctgtctctctctctttctctgtgtgtctctctctctgtctctctgtctctccccctcgctctctctctccccctcgctctctctctccccctcgctctctctctctccctcgctctctctctctctctctctctctctctctctctctctctctctctctctctccccctccctccctccctctctctctttgtctctctgtctctgtctctgtctctcttttttggtcagacgatgccttctctagtgcagagagggaagggagggagggagagacttgGGAACCTTAATGTAACCCCCCAAAGTTCTACCTATTGGAAATTAGGGGGAAGAAAAGCATAGAAgggcttcctatgtgccaggcactgtgctgagcatttCACAAATTTACTCTCTCACATCATCTTCATAATAATCTCGAGAGGTAGGTGTATTATTCATCACCattgtacagttgaggaaactgaggctgaaagtggttaagtgacttgcctgggccTGCTCagctgatttgaattcagatcttcctgactctaggcctagtgtTCTATTTACTTTGCCACCTGGCTTAGGTTTCAGACTTGGTAATGTGGTAGATTTCCCCCAGCTTCTTCTATCCATTTATTCAAcccttaaaaaatatttgttttgggggcagctgggtagctcagtggattgagagccaggcctagagatgggaggccctgggttcaaatctgctctcaaacacttcccagctgcgtgaccctgggcaagtcactcgaccctattgcctagcccttactcctcttctgctttggaaacaatacacagtattgactccaagatggaaggtaagggtttaaaaataaataaataaatataccatCCTCTTCCTTCTGTCTAGtagagatatgagttcaaatgtgacctcagacacttccagcaagtcacttgacccccattgcctagcccttaccactcttctgccttggagccaatacacagtattgactccaagatggaaggtaagggtttaaaaaaaaaatgtttttccagttaaGCATATTTTTCTCTCCCTACCACTCAACCCTCCCCCCAAATCCCTTGTATCAAATATGCACCCCCAAATTGGCCCTGTTCAAAAATGTATATAATCCACAcattgaattcattatctttttgtCAGGGTTCAACTCTTTTTCTTATATGTCCCTTTGAAATCTTCCAAACCTTGCCTtagtcacagaatttcagagttggcaGGGACCTCAGAAACCCATCTACACTATGTCCTAATTAGTGTGGATAATACTGCCAGCTAAACTGCTTTTGGACTTCTCTGGAACTCCAGAATATCTTCCTTCCCCAGGAAACACTGGGAAATCCCATTGATGTTCTAAGATGGACTCTGCATCTGCCTAGTCCATTCATCAGTACCCACTGCCCATCTGATGGGATGTTAGGCCTGGAAGACAGGGTCTCTATCTTAAAGGGGCAGTTTCCTCCTCATCCCTTtaacctctccctctcccccttttaagcttctttttctctgtcttccccATTGGAtcactggaagctccttgaggacagggactcttGTTTCAGCCTtgggcttagcacagtacctgacacacagtaaataggcacttaaaaatgcttaCTGAGAGGTAGCTGTGGGGAAACTTCCTCGAGTATgatcctgagctagtcacttaatccccgcTGCTcttggaaggtaagagttttaaaagtttATGAACTGACCACATTATTCTAATTTACAGTGAATATTTCCCTTGGACTGGAAATTActacattttacatatttaacTCCAAATAGTGCAAATTCAAATACATGCAATCACTTCTGCAACAATTGTGCAGAAGTATTCCAATCCATACCTGAATGCATTTTAGAACACACCCACCAAAGTGCTCACTCACTATTAGGCTTGATGACTTCCAGATTCAGCAACCCACTATTTAGAAGCCATCTATTTTTAGATAATTCTAATTGctatgtttttttccaatgatAAAAccaaaatttgcttctttgctaCTTCCTATGCTCCTTTCTCCCTGCTTTGGACTATAGCTGAACAATTTTCATGCCTTTTTCACAATAAaaaatactgtttaaaaaaatgataaaaagtgcATTGCCAAGCACTGGACACATTTTACAAGCTTTCCTCAGAAGCCCACTTTTTAAGTTCCTTCTTGAGGTTAGCTTGGGCAGAGCAGGGCTTATTGGATCTCTGTAAAAAATTAACAATGGTGggtcagctaagtggcttagtgaattgagggTTAGGCCTGGAGATTGGatgtcccaagttcaaatttatacttcatagttgtatgaccctgggcaagtcacttaacattgcctagcccttacagctcttctgccttagaatcaaaacagtTTTTgattgtgtaaaaattaaatgtagtctctagtaatagaaatatagtttgtgaggtttattaaggattactagaaaatcaaggaataaagaaaatacaccacatgcccatggttgattagccaattcagaatgaccgcacttagcttacttactacaccaTTGCAATGGTTGAGTAGAGAGAGGAGagtgtgaggcagagagccaattaaatactcattgtgatctcgcccaggtggagactcaggagagattatagggaattctgggaaataccaaggacttctggggattgaagtctagggttcaaatctccattttacattctcccgctgaggcctgaggaagactagtttCTCCgatgggtcttataaacataccaactttgaaattacaataatttgaggataagaggaaaagagaacaaaaccttttttttcttctcttttttctttattttattactttttccctttatttttattaaaatatttgatttttctttttctcatttcttgtacttcaGGTAcgtataatcaatattaattttattccactatacatttaaatatatataaacttgctataatattaatacatacccaaatagctttagactgtgggaacctgccatttattgataattgttatgggactgtgattgtgtctgattctaggaaatgggatcaaaaaggagcacagagataacctgaatagtgccaaaagatcACACAGGtcaacaaagaaaaaaccaatccaggtagaattgatgtacttctaagccaatacaaaggacttgaacctagtgtaagACTCGAGGTTTcgacgcttgacatacgttaagacataggccttccttgtatccacactctgtgaaaatacttacagataagtaccaaagtttggctatcatcctagctccctctatccctgagaatgaaggtaaaatcagaccagggaatgacacttccatatcaaaataaaaatctagtccttttttctctcctatagtatggcaacttcctgtagccttggctgcaaatgggtaagtgaaatattactgcattctatcctacagacttgtgggattagaaattacttaattggaccctaatacaagggcctgttagaaatgcATTCTCgcttactcaaaattttgtatacatagatttttgatactgattttgaattcttcttttaaaaaaaaaaaatatatatatatatataataaaagggtttaattttgctttcattattttttttttcatttattcatacgcccccataactaaacctgggtgtttttcaacaccttcttcaggggggattgtattttcataaaatccaagatttaaaaattttgtttgagaaagatcttcagagaagcTTGCTGACTCCTaattccagagaatgaactgtttgcagagaTACctaaactttgggatgtggttgGTTGAActaaggttgattgaacatttactttgaatgtacactcttatgccaaaaggggactgccccctaattggtttttgtcaatgtgcccaggaaaaacattggttttgctgtctctccttctatttcccctttatctcttaactattgtagttttcctcttagagggtaaaattttgtatacatctgcagttagaaattttttgGGTACAGGATGCTTATGTtcagtgatcaattggggaggctagtcccccaatcatcatggggggattgtgatttttagattttctccatcttgcttggtctcctattgtaattaaattgccataaaactccattctgacttgagtgtttcattttaggatttaaggaattaaatccttggcaaccaataatatttatatttgtctcaaatataaaatttaactttaacagttggaagatggaaggtaaaggtttaaaaaaatttaaccatGATAATTAGCACCTCAGGTAACACATTAGCACAACTTTTTATAAGGGCTACTAGTTGTGCAAGCCAACTACAGAAATTCTCACTAAAGAAATTTTCATAACAAAGTTGAAAATAACATGAACTGCAAGTGtgaattattttactttcaatttagtAAATACTAATTGTGTAAAAATGTAACTGTGACTAATACTAGCTTCCTGATCTTGGACTGAGAATGCAATTACTGGCAGACCTTGTAGAAAATCAAACACAAGATTCAGTTCTAAAATTGGATGACTTGTCTCAAAGTGGTTCTGAAAGACGTTAAAAGTATTTTGCTCATCAGTTTTAACTAGTTGTACAAGTGATAACTATCAATGCCTCCTAATGAGGATTCAACTTGGAAGACTAGGATAAAAACTAAAAAGATTCAAATGCCTTGTTTGAGCTATTTCCCATTTATTAAAGCTATTatattcctccttttctcttataTGTCTGTTGGGGGGAAAATTACTTAACTAAAgacctttcatttcttcttatatatctttctccattttttgttACTTAAAACCTTTTGCtaccatatatataaaatatatacacactaaGGAATTAAATAATCCTATCAGGACATTGAGGTGGGCCATTTAAgattttatagtattgggatgctTCTGGCAAAAGTAATCAGTGTCTTCCCCAAACCACAATATCCCTTTGGAACCTTTGCAAAAATCTAATACAACCAATCTTGTATCTACAGTTTTACTTTATTCTTCTTCAGAATCCAAACTTTTTTTACCTCAGTAACCTCATATTCCGGAGGCTAAGATTTTCCACATTAGAAAATACTGTACTTAACATTTACACTATTATAGAAGGGCTCCTTTGGGAAATAAGTACAGAGTAATTTAGGAATGGTCAAACCCTAATTCAAATGAGTCAGCTGCCTGAGTTGCCTTTTTGCTCCTATTAAAAATGGCGATGACATCCACCATAACAACCTTATCCAACTGCTTGCTCAATTCAGAAACCTGACCAACTGGATAAGATTACAAGCCAAGTCCACTGGGGACTAAAACCAGTTTGGGAGGAATGAAGAATCCTATTAAAAAAGGATTCTAAATGTAGCTCAGACAATTGTGAATTGTGGCTCATTTCACGGATTATTTCTATTCTTAGTTTGTGAAACCCATTACAAAAAAGGGAGTATACAAAGTCACATTTCTGAAAACCAGTTTTATTTAAATAAGAGCTTAAATACATTACATAACatttaaactaataaaaaaaaaccaaaaccaaaccagTCTGTTAACTTCACATGGCATTGGGCAGCTGTTGCTATTAAGAGGCAAGCTCCGCAGTTACTACACTGACTGTTTCGATACATTAGTTCAAAATTTGTTCCCTTGTCAAAAGTTTAATTCAGGTAAAGTTGGCCTCACAGTATGGTGTTCTCTCCACTTGTGCATCCCCCAGAGGCAGGGCACTACTACTAAAAGTCTGGTCAAACACTAGACCTTGGTGTGATGTAAGAAAGAAAATGTCCTGCCATTGCCCCCAAATGAAACCCTTCCCTGGATCAGGTGGTGCAAATCACCAGGGGAATCCCTGTTCTGCTACCAAAGGCTATCTTTATCTTGATGGTACAACTGGGTATTGGTGGCCTTACTCTTCTGAGCATCACTAAAAGTAGCTCAGAGGATCAGTTTTCTTAAATGGAAGACAGGGAGCTCTGCAGAGGGAGCACCCAAGGAACCTCTGGACAGACATGGTCTCAGATGCTACTAGGGTTTTGGACTTGGCTGAAACATCAGATTATTTGAGTTTCAGGCTGAGCACTGACAGGCTAATTTACCTCTTTTTAAATGAGGGACTGCAAGACTAGACGGCATGGCTCTTTTCAGTTTATTACATGAATGAGTTACACTAGTCCAAGTTAAACAGCGGACCCCAAATGGTTACATTATACAAGCTGTGAGGTTTTTAAACTTGTGACAAGGGACAGAAGGGAATTTTTCTACTCATTGCAAGGAAATCCTCACTTAAGCTTCAGTGAGCCACAAGCACTTAAAACCCATGAACCTTCAGCTGGTCGTCCTTAGCCAGTCCAATCTGCAAAAAGAGAAGTATATTTTTAGGACCAAAACATTCTGATCACAAGGTCTTTATGTTTGCCATTATACAGAACTCACAAAGCACATGAAGAACTACAACTCAACAGAATGGATACATTGCCTAGGTCAAAATTTAATCTCTAAGTTTTGAAATTAAAACAGGATTTCCTCCTAATTCAATTGAAGTGGCTTTGCGGTTCTAATCCGTTACATCAACACTGGCAGGTACTAGGagataatggaagaaaaattgggaTCAAAATCTCATTAATTTCCATATTTGAAGCAAGGAACTAAAGAATAAACTCTTGGCTAAAGAATAAACTTGAGGAACCTTTCCTTTGAATCCTGGTAAAGCCACAGGCTCTTTGGACCATGAATGAAATATACAAATgtttttcaattctaaattcttACTGACAATGCTTTAATGAAAACATGGGGTTCAATACTGACAAGTATGTTTTTCCACATATACCCACAACTAggacaaaaacaatttttacctCGACGAGGAACTGGCATATGTTCTTGCGCTGGTCACCCTGTAGCTGAATTACTTCTCCATATTCTGGATGCTCAATTACAGTACCATTGCAGGCAAATTTCTGCAAAATTAAGTTCAAGTCCAATTAGGTGGattaatggggggaggggggtatgATGGAGACAGACACTGCCTACAATCTTATCTGACAACTGCAGGCGACAAATTTGACACCACCAACCTTCTTGAATGCCTTCACTAGTTTCTTTTTATCGTAATCATCAGCGATCCCCTGGACAGTAGTGAGGGTCTTCCTCCCGTTTCTCTGTTGAATTCTTATATGGATATAATCCTCAGTCCCAGCAGGAAGCAGGTCATCACCCTTACTTGCATCAGCAAAGGGGtctgggagaaaaaacaaaattctcaCTCAGTGGCTTTGTAGCTGTGGCTTTATTATTTCTGGCATAAAAAAGCCTTTGTAGTAgaactgagaatttttttttactcgATTAAATTCCAGAAGCCAGAATTTACACAAAAATTAGGCGGCAGGGCCAAAGAGAAGCCCAGTTCAGGCCTGAAGGCCCTAACCAGCGCCCTTTAGACTTATCAGGAGAGCAAGAGGAACCTGAGTTAAGAGCGGCTCCGCCCTTCTGATGCAATCGGGCAGCTCACTGGCTTGCACCCTGTCTTTCAAAGAGACCCCGCCTCTTCTCAGGCCACACCCTCCACGGCAACGGCCAGTGACGTGAGCAGACGTGACGCACGACGGCGGGTGTGGCCAAGGCAGGAGAGAAGCCATTAGTAAATGCGCCACCTTCGATTCCGGAGGGGTCCGCCCAAGGATTGGCCTCATACCCACAGCTTCGAAACCGCGCTAAAAAACAAGGCCTAATGCGCCAGTTCAGGACTCAAATTCAGCATGATTAGCCTTTTTGTACCACCCGTTTCCCCACCTCTTAAGTATTGGTACACTTGGGCCTCCAGTAGGCCCCAaaacccttccttccccctcttcgcCCGCCCCAACCCACGGCCCCGCCCAGCGCTCACCGAAAGAGTGGAGGTTCTGGATAGCGGACATACGATACGATTCCTTTTCCTCGGTGGAAACGGCCTGCGGAAGGCGGTGGCGGGAGAAGGCGGGCGGGGGGGACGGAGCGTCGGGAAGCGAGGGGGCTCGAGGGGGAGGCTGCTGAGTCCTCGGCGGCGGCTCAGTGACTGGGGCGGGGGGGGCGGTGCCGGCACTCACTTATATAGCCGCCCCTGTGACGCCAGCACGCTGCCCTCACGTCTCCGCCCCGCCCACGGAGCCCTGCCCCGAGCTCCCGGGGCTGCGCCACTTCTGATTGGTCGGGAAGAGGGGAAGGTGGGAATGAGGCTGCGCAGTCACAGGCCACTGCGGGGGAGGGCGTTCTCTTGGCTTGAGAGGTTCCTCCCCAACCCCCCTTCCGCAGCAACCTCCTAGGCGCTTGCGCCGTGTGGAGCGACAAGGGTGGAGATATCCATGACGCATGCGTATAGGTCATCTTGCCcgctctttttctcctttctaaacGCCTCCTTCATGGTTAGAGAAACTCCGAACCTTAGGAAGGCGGCCCAGGCATTACCAGCCAAACGTCGAGTTCAAGCAGTCcatctttttgctgcccaggctGAGTGCATTCTCCTGTAGTGTGCCCAAGGGGTACTCCCTCATAACTAAAGAAAAGAGGTCTCTGGATCTTAAgatacatttttcaaaatctcCCTCAGCCTGCATATACTTTATTCCCTTAAAAAGGCTCTCTGAATCCTGAAAAGATTCTACAAATCACATTAGAGGTTGTATTCAGTTCTGAGTTCCAGTTTAGCTTACTGATTggatattgataaactggagtGTCCCCAGAAAAGCCCCATGTCTAGTGAAGATTCTCAGTTCAAACCTTTTGAAGATTAGTTGGAGGCttgagcctggagaagagaagatttaggggaATGAGGGTAGGGTGGGAGGGGGATATGTGATAATTATTATGTCTTATGTCCCAGTATTCATAGGGATCCCAGAAGAGAGGttagaactgtttttttttttggagggggggggggggacacgtCAAAATCTGGACCCAAAGAAGTTAAAATTGTAAAGAAGCCAAATTTAGGCCTATCCTAAATGAAAAATTTCCCAAGT
It includes:
- the EIF1 gene encoding eukaryotic translation initiation factor 1 isoform X2, whose product is MSAIQNLHSFDPFADASKGDDLLPAGTEDYIHIRIQQRNGRKTLTTVQGIADDYDKKKLVKAFKKKFACNGTVIEHPEYGEVIQLQGDQRKNICQFLVEIGLAKDDQLKVHGF
- the EIF1 gene encoding eukaryotic translation initiation factor 1 isoform X1; amino-acid sequence: MSAIQNLHSFDPFADASKGDDLLPAGTEDYIHIRIQQRNGRKTLTTVQGIADDYDKKKLVKAFKKKFACNGTVIEHPEYGEVIQLQGDQRKNICQFLVEVKIVFVLVVGICGKTYLSVLNPMFSLKHCQ